From one Pseudactinotalea sp. HY158 genomic stretch:
- the lysA gene encoding diaminopimelate decarboxylase, with amino-acid sequence MRAGVLELAGYPVTDLTETFATPSFLLDVADLRARAARFRDAFAAAFGRPVAVYYASKAFSSTAVLRWVHAEGLRVDCATGGELATALAAGIPGEDIGLHGNNKSAGEIATAIGAGVGRIVIDSLPEIELVARVAADLGASDVPVMVRVTTGIHAGGHEFIATAHEDQKFGLSLATGAARAALDAIAASPGLRLVGLHSHIGSQIMGSGGFAEAARAVLGLRAEAEAAGIEVPEIDLGGGYGIAYLPGEADLDPAVVAADLAGAVRAECAALGASVPEISIEPGRSIVGPAMVTVYTVGTVKPVTTEDGSQRLYVSVDGGMSDNIRTILYDASYTAMLANRVGGAETVRARVVGKHCESGDIVVEEVQLPADIRAGDLLAVPATGAYGRSLASNYNLVPRPGVVALGDGEPREIVRRETVADLLALDLG; translated from the coding sequence GTGCGCGCCGGCGTGCTCGAACTGGCCGGGTATCCAGTGACCGATCTCACGGAGACGTTCGCGACGCCCTCCTTCCTTCTCGATGTGGCCGATCTGCGGGCCCGCGCGGCCCGGTTCCGGGACGCGTTCGCGGCCGCGTTCGGCCGGCCGGTCGCGGTCTACTACGCGAGCAAGGCGTTCAGCTCCACGGCCGTGCTGCGCTGGGTCCACGCCGAGGGGCTGCGGGTCGACTGCGCCACCGGCGGGGAACTGGCCACGGCGCTCGCGGCCGGGATCCCCGGGGAGGACATCGGGCTGCACGGCAACAACAAGTCCGCGGGCGAGATCGCCACGGCGATCGGCGCCGGCGTCGGGCGGATCGTCATCGACTCGCTCCCCGAGATCGAGCTCGTGGCCCGCGTGGCCGCGGACCTGGGCGCGAGCGACGTGCCGGTCATGGTGCGGGTGACCACCGGTATCCATGCCGGCGGACACGAGTTCATCGCCACCGCCCACGAGGACCAGAAGTTCGGGCTCTCGCTCGCGACCGGCGCCGCCCGGGCCGCCCTCGACGCGATCGCCGCCTCGCCCGGGCTGCGGCTCGTCGGGCTCCATTCCCACATCGGTTCGCAGATCATGGGCTCCGGCGGGTTCGCCGAGGCCGCCCGCGCCGTGCTCGGCCTTCGCGCCGAGGCGGAGGCCGCCGGCATCGAGGTGCCGGAGATCGACCTCGGCGGCGGCTACGGCATCGCCTACCTTCCCGGGGAGGCGGACCTCGACCCGGCCGTCGTCGCGGCCGACCTGGCCGGTGCCGTCCGCGCGGAGTGCGCGGCGCTCGGGGCGAGTGTGCCCGAGATCTCGATCGAGCCCGGCCGGTCGATCGTGGGTCCCGCGATGGTCACCGTGTACACGGTGGGCACGGTCAAGCCCGTCACGACCGAGGACGGCTCGCAGCGGCTCTACGTCTCCGTCGACGGCGGCATGAGCGACAACATCCGCACCATCCTCTACGACGCCTCCTACACCGCGATGCTCGCGAATCGCGTGGGCGGCGCCGAGACGGTGCGCGCCCGCGTCGTCGGAAAGCACTGCGAGAGCGGCGACATCGTGGTCGAGGAGGTGCAGCTCCCCGCCGACATCCGAGCTGGGGACCTCCTCGCCGTTCCCGCGACCGGCGCATACGGCCGGAGCCTCGCCTCGAACTACAACCTCGTGCCCCGGCCCGGCGTGGTCGCGCTCGGTGACGGCGAGCCGCGCGAGATCGTGCGCCGGGAGACCGTCGCCGACCTGCTCGCCCTCGATCTGGGCTGA
- a CDS encoding homoserine dehydrogenase — MTAQPSPLRCVVLGCGVVGTEVVRRLLTDRDDLAARAGTAIELTGIGVRNPDAMRDPVVPVELLSSDLEALVDSADLVVELMGGIDPARALIQRAFEAGASVVTANKALLASHGPALHEAADAAHASLLYEAAVAGAVPVVRGIRESLVGDRIQRVIGIVNGTTNYILDQMTTTGLDFQTALTRAQELGYAEADPSADVDGLDAGAKAAILASLAFHTRVSAEDVPTEGIRSVTAADINAAAATGDVIKLLAIAEMVDDGIAVRVHPALVPLDHPLAGVRGAYNAVFIEAESSGTLMFYGQGAGGAPTSAAVLGDIVDAARSAVGGGRAPAESNYLGARIVEPGLVPTRYLIRLEVVDRPGVLAEIATVVSEHDVSIETVRQTSIAQDRSELAIVTHQAEQALLDATMATFATLEPVTRIISILRVEGH, encoded by the coding sequence ATGACCGCACAGCCCTCCCCATTGCGCTGCGTCGTGCTCGGTTGCGGAGTCGTCGGCACGGAGGTCGTGCGGCGCCTGCTGACCGACCGTGACGACCTGGCCGCCCGCGCCGGCACCGCGATCGAGCTCACGGGTATCGGCGTGCGCAATCCCGATGCGATGCGTGATCCCGTCGTTCCGGTCGAACTCCTCAGCTCCGACCTCGAGGCGCTCGTGGACTCCGCCGACCTCGTGGTCGAGCTCATGGGCGGCATCGACCCGGCCCGTGCCCTCATCCAGCGCGCGTTCGAGGCCGGGGCGAGCGTCGTCACGGCGAATAAGGCGCTGCTGGCCAGCCACGGTCCCGCGCTGCACGAGGCCGCCGACGCCGCCCACGCGAGCCTGCTCTACGAGGCGGCCGTCGCCGGCGCCGTGCCCGTCGTGCGCGGGATCCGCGAATCCCTCGTCGGCGACCGGATCCAACGCGTCATCGGCATCGTCAACGGCACCACGAACTACATCCTCGACCAGATGACCACGACCGGCCTCGACTTCCAGACCGCCCTCACCCGCGCCCAGGAACTGGGATACGCCGAGGCCGATCCGAGCGCCGACGTCGACGGCCTCGACGCCGGCGCGAAGGCCGCGATCCTCGCCTCGCTCGCGTTCCACACCCGCGTGAGCGCCGAGGACGTGCCCACCGAGGGCATCCGCTCGGTCACGGCCGCCGACATCAACGCCGCCGCCGCCACCGGCGATGTGATCAAGCTCCTCGCGATCGCGGAGATGGTCGACGACGGCATCGCCGTGCGGGTCCATCCCGCCCTCGTGCCACTCGACCACCCCCTCGCCGGCGTGCGCGGGGCGTACAACGCCGTCTTCATCGAGGCCGAATCCTCCGGCACCCTCATGTTCTACGGGCAGGGGGCGGGCGGGGCGCCGACGTCGGCCGCGGTGCTCGGAGACATCGTCGACGCCGCCCGGTCGGCCGTCGGGGGCGGGCGCGCACCGGCCGAGTCGAACTACCTGGGGGCGCGGATCGTCGAGCCGGGCCTCGTGCCGACCCGCTACCTCATCCGGCTCGAGGTGGTCGACCGTCCGGGCGTTCTCGCCGAGATCGCCACCGTCGTCTCGGAGCACGATGTCTCGATCGAGACGGTGCGGCAGACCTCGATCGCCCAGGACCGCTCCGAACTGGCCATCGTCACCCACCAGGCGGAGCAGGCTCTCCTGGACGCGACGATGGCGACCTTCGCTACGTTGGAACCAGTGACGCGGATCATCTCGATCCTGCGCGTGGAAGGACACTGA
- the thrC gene encoding threonine synthase: MATLWRGLIAEYSDRLPITDADTVVSLGEGGTPLVSAPHLSERTGATVYLKVDGANPTGSFKDRGMTMAMSKVAGTDTELVVCASTGNTSASAAAYATRAGLGCAVILPAGKIAAGKLAQAIVHGARLIAVDGNFDDCLRIVRELADAYPVALVNSVNPYRLQGQKTAAFEIVDALGDAPDLHVLPVGNAGNISAYWMGYREYHADGVSSKLPAMWGVQAEGAAPLVKGAPVEFPETVATAIRIGNPASWSLAVAARDESGGRIDAVTDAEILSAQAFIAAEVGVFVEPASAASVAGLLQRAERGEVPAGATIVCTVTGNGLKDTATALGGRDLEPQVIGATTADAVRALEL; this comes from the coding sequence ATGGCCACTCTCTGGCGCGGACTCATCGCCGAATACTCCGATCGGCTCCCGATCACGGACGCCGACACCGTCGTGTCGCTGGGGGAGGGCGGCACACCGCTGGTCTCGGCCCCGCACCTGTCGGAGCGCACGGGGGCGACCGTGTACCTCAAGGTCGACGGCGCCAATCCCACCGGGTCCTTCAAGGACCGGGGCATGACCATGGCGATGAGCAAGGTGGCCGGCACGGACACCGAGCTCGTCGTGTGCGCCTCGACGGGGAACACCTCGGCGTCGGCCGCCGCCTACGCCACCCGCGCGGGCCTCGGCTGCGCCGTGATCCTGCCTGCGGGCAAGATCGCCGCCGGCAAGCTCGCCCAGGCGATCGTGCACGGGGCCCGGCTCATCGCCGTCGACGGGAACTTCGACGACTGCCTGCGGATCGTGCGCGAGCTCGCCGACGCCTACCCCGTGGCACTGGTCAACTCGGTCAACCCCTACCGGCTGCAGGGCCAGAAGACCGCGGCGTTCGAGATCGTCGACGCGCTCGGTGACGCCCCGGATCTGCACGTGCTGCCCGTGGGCAACGCCGGCAACATCTCCGCCTACTGGATGGGCTACCGCGAATACCACGCCGACGGCGTCTCCTCGAAGCTGCCGGCGATGTGGGGCGTGCAGGCCGAGGGGGCGGCTCCGCTCGTCAAGGGGGCCCCGGTCGAGTTCCCGGAGACGGTCGCGACCGCGATCCGCATCGGCAACCCGGCCTCCTGGTCGCTCGCCGTGGCCGCGCGGGACGAGTCCGGGGGACGTATCGACGCCGTCACGGATGCCGAGATCCTCTCCGCGCAGGCGTTCATCGCCGCCGAGGTCGGCGTGTTCGTCGAGCCCGCCTCGGCGGCGAGCGTGGCCGGGCTGCTGCAGCGGGCGGAACGCGGGGAGGTCCCCGCGGGTGCCACGATCGTGTGCACGGTCACCGGCAACGGTCTCAAGGACACGGCGACGGCGCTCGGCGGCCGCGACCTGGAGCCGCAGGTCATCGGCGCCACCACGGCGGACGCCGTCCGCGCGCTCGAACTCTGA
- the thrB gene encoding homoserine kinase — protein sequence MRLTGDRARVRVPATSANLGPGFDSFGLALDLWDDVRVRAVTGASSASVTGEGAGVVPTDGDHLVLRALRAALDYVDAPQAGLVLECHNRIPHGRGLGSSAAATIAGLVLARGLISDPEALDDAALLTLATEFEGHADNAAPALHGGATIAFVEDGVARAARIEGAASLRPVVLVPSRRLATRRARGALPDQVPHADAAFTAARAGLLALALGGRHDLLFTATQDRLHQHYRRDVMPATLALLERLRAAGSAAVVSGAGPSIVVLDGFTAEARSMVDPDWQVHPIAVASSGAVAGSE from the coding sequence ATGCGGCTCACCGGCGATCGCGCCCGGGTGCGGGTGCCCGCCACGAGCGCGAACCTCGGGCCGGGCTTCGACTCCTTCGGCCTCGCGCTCGACCTGTGGGACGACGTGCGGGTGCGGGCGGTGACCGGCGCGAGCAGCGCGTCGGTCACGGGGGAGGGGGCGGGCGTCGTCCCCACCGACGGCGACCACCTGGTGCTGCGCGCGCTGCGCGCGGCGCTCGACTACGTCGACGCGCCCCAGGCCGGTCTCGTGCTCGAGTGTCACAATCGCATCCCGCACGGCCGCGGCCTCGGTTCGAGCGCGGCTGCCACGATCGCCGGTCTCGTGCTCGCACGCGGCCTCATCAGCGACCCGGAGGCGTTGGACGACGCGGCCCTGCTCACGCTCGCGACGGAGTTCGAGGGTCATGCCGACAACGCGGCACCGGCCCTGCACGGGGGCGCCACCATCGCGTTCGTCGAGGACGGCGTCGCCCGGGCCGCACGGATCGAGGGCGCGGCCTCGTTGCGCCCGGTCGTGCTCGTGCCGTCGCGCCGACTGGCCACCCGGCGTGCCCGCGGAGCGCTCCCGGATCAGGTGCCGCACGCCGATGCCGCGTTCACGGCGGCCCGGGCGGGCCTGCTCGCGCTCGCCCTCGGCGGCCGGCACGACCTGCTGTTCACGGCGACGCAGGACCGGCTCCACCAGCACTATCGCCGGGACGTCATGCCCGCCACCCTCGCGCTGCTCGAGCGGCTCCGGGCCGCGGGGTCGGCCGCAGTGGTCTCCGGGGCCGGACCGAGCATCGTCGTGCTCGACGGGTTCACCGCCGAGGCGCGCTCGATGGTGGACCCGGACTGGCAGGTGCACCCGATCGCCGTCGCCTCGAGTGGGGCGGTGGCGGGCTCCGAGTGA